The genome window ATCTCGTGAGGTTAAGATCAATGATGTGGTTGAGGTGAAAATAAACCCTCATTTTACGCGAACGGTGGTCGTTTTGGGTAATTTGACAAATCGTGTCGGCGCTAAGCTTGTTGCTGAGTTTGCAAAGGATATAACCCCTCAGGAAGAGTATGACAAGCTTAAACTTTACAGCGAAATGAATGCAGAAAAACGAGACCGGGGAATTGGCCGGCCGACCAAGAAAGCACGCAGGATGATCGATAAGTTGAAAGAAACCTAGCCAAAAAATACGATAACTAATTGCAGATTAGCAATTATCGGGTTAAGATTGAATGAAATTCATTTGTAGAATTAGTATTATGATTTTCCAATTTTTTTATATCCACAAATAATGCTCACATCCCGCCAACTCTTTTTCGGGCACCTTGCTTTGCCTTCTCAATTTCCGATGGGGCTTGAAATTGTGCGTGCTGAAGGTATTTATCTGTATGCTCCGGACGGGAAGCAATACATCGACCTGGTTTCGGGTGTTTGCGTAAATAATCTCGGTCACTGCCATCCTGCTGTTGTGGAAGCAGTGAAGAATCAGTTGGACAACTACATGCATCTGATGGTTTATGGCGAATTTATTCAAAGTCCTCAGGTCAAATTGGCAAAGAAGTTGGCCGACTTACTGCCCTCCCCTCTCAACTCGGTTTACCTGGTGAACTCGGGCAGTGAAGCTGTGGATGGTG of Bacteroidales bacterium contains these proteins:
- a CDS encoding RNA-binding S4 domain-containing protein, with translation MEGLVRIDKWLWAVRVFKTRSMASDACRSGKVMIDGSAVKPSREVKINDVVEVKINPHFTRTVVVLGNLTNRVGAKLVAEFAKDITPQEEYDKLKLYSEMNAEKRDRGIGRPTKKARRMIDKLKET